The following coding sequences lie in one Crassostrea angulata isolate pt1a10 chromosome 10, ASM2561291v2, whole genome shotgun sequence genomic window:
- the LOC128166512 gene encoding unconventional myosin-XV-like isoform X12, which translates to MDGPENGEGDHGVEDMINLSVLDESVIQRNIRIRYERELIYTFTGSILVSVNPYKMFNIYGLDMVKKYEGRPLGSMPPHLFAIGSASYGKMMKDTENQVLVISGESGSGKTEATKLIMQYLAAVNKSGNNLITEQILEANPLLESFGNAKTIRNDNSSRFGKYIEVFFKHGSIVGARTLEYLLEKSRMVTQAQDERNYHVFYEMLEGMSSDQKGKYGLQNAEKYFYLNQGGNCKISGRDDRENYRALMAALDVLSFERSEQDTIFKILSSVLHIGNIYFKKIHDEASHDTVLLGSDAEIKWISHLLQLSEDWLKQALTTKVTETRGDRVLTPYNIDQALDARDAVAKALYSRLFTWLVERINNIICRAERDKNTSLAVLDIFGFEDFHMNSFEQLCINYANETMQFFFNQHIFRLEQKEYSREGIDWSTIEFRDNQPVIDLLASKPTGILCILDDECSFPQATDMSFLEKCHFHHDSNRLYEKPRMSDPVFYVQHYAGRIKYNVNHFLEKNKDTLRSDVIELLCESKNRIIAQMFKDMRDRLITKTLSKSTGRYVTLKPRTPTISAGFTESLLSLIDNMSKCNPYFVRCIKPNNHKAPMVFDTKVVLDQLRYTGMLETIRIRKMGYPVRIKFPMFISRYHCLLHGQDLNTRQLPNTVCQMVLNTQGSVYKDLYRIGATKVFLKESLEQVLDKEAKKIQDEAIVRIQKCSRMFLARKKFLRAKTSIHSLQRAIRRYAARKKFLLVRNGIIKAQAQFRMYRQRKRYLKTREELKRKLEHERLMRQRQEEEAKMERERKARHERQIASITNLDIPGELAFVYNKLDDWQSINNDRHIITVNREVQQMDQHYRLPEDINAHAFSKFTSVFFKDPNWGFMLNPIKSSLTQGVNGEELNQIAVAVFKLILRLMYDRNLRDRQEKAMVDYIIQMGLQNEGLRDEIYSQIANQCWNNQNLGAIEKGWNLMAACLSAFPPSKRLCKYLIKFVSDIGLEGYQQLCQHKALQCANIEPKFSRVYPPCLLEWRAIQQKANMALEARFPDGQKMIGHVESWTNAELFARHLLNIRGLQENSYGWTVQVQEEVDYYEIMGYDYVLDILSEMEIPPGFPYCKSYYLASSDRTREPPTMRRGLYKNSPHSVDDERYLKLYGSLPQPLEVKHSRIESRSFTPRSGFMEEGDDGIEFSMTSVLNQRPTELMMDGLSGSKLNMRYNKRKAPSPPTLNGNGVVSNGIPNGHITPIVEDLEQVGLDPRSKLNTRYVNGVHSNGVGTPRTDEDLSPHSKLNSRYVKSGVIIKERERIRRHGPGIGMSRKQNQDRYLERISAASDISAATGQSDWSHWVEDVFNNALNEHVDTLSDAHTLENRLKGGGKGVPGPGIQPAPIPPTNLPLLNFGLPANSMPTSPQMVPGNDPLQMAAQQMAQQNQQQALYNAYLQQMANLQAQAQAQAQLQQQRQQQQTLMQSAQQQMLQQQLLQMQQQQQVPPNLVSPASSFNSVGPFPVVTPRDQHQMNGGMLMTSSAQPFIASAQGGQINSQVGMGIQIPVSSVTTAEVGSSGAPKKVYKMKSQFEGHTEHKTFGQQNVAPVVNTASIQDQIAESSERKESTVRMVSAPAPPPPPKYQDKEMMSPRMQPAPPPPPPPPPAMQITEDSFDREKGMFTFTDKQGRARTVRIGKVVWPPPSMEQEKRAREVGRLEIDENVKQNLHDRFSPKKQWKKPEAPKEEQKHEKERKSKSLAESVHLATLQLLEQKLGGNKEQETNEKEIIATKIIQVEPPPLPRSAPPPLPAPTQALETVSVKKKEPQFLINYTELEKVVTRLYPQGKQKYLSYSNVPWTLNLRKEVFHPRERLENPMALHLVFCQVVQDVYNGGCVRINKEDRIKMRGMLESYGVNKDNYLNGNFRDQVKKIIVDTAKEWPTYFAKLFPVAGQGQYGGIRYVGVNHNGINFLTRERSLVEDYLDVVEHHNFEDIIDVVLPTKDTVQINLKSKSVVLFTNRASQLKEMIDLYLQESDKGNKYVIAIKEYITRESTLLSFRRNDIIKLLDPEMVLEEGWLYGSLNGMLGYFPAEYVRPLARHEVERSGGMKAQLTEHTIQRMIRPPSRDGYADNRSETSQGTVVQDGKFSMMEFALLHFRESLQKPQNLSTPRSEAGYVMMRKEDGSIRGTIKMIESLKLRSMDHDKRGNVDWTWREQADLVKWTRSPIQASLLKLQQPELNKLSLECFLCIMKFMGDYPMGSSQNEVDCALKILKTCHKYPELRDEVYCQLCKQTTSNRSMKPKSCIMGWRLFAIIACYCDCTEALRPYLFKFLETTASDTGRTYSGAASICLQNLRKTFKYGGRKNVPLTEEISALANGRISKRFAFIFSGCEKEGMVQIKPCTVVRDAAEEICARLNISDSVEIEEYTLFLRTKDDMMGVVFSRLKPEEYVLDVTADLHRNNSSYDLVFQRTVWYFPLRPTDNIMYNELMFFQSLPDYLEGLVVVLKDGRLSRRDEDDIAILGALLHRGYDRVGLPTIKDLQFLIPETVRKMPDYQPQQWLNRVHANIHDISRRGPMECKARFVDILSRWPLFGSTFFSIRNPPTQPAIKGECILAVNKHGIHFLSLDTHETILHYSFSEVLSTRRYRSDNGDNYLDMKLGNLMVQKIVRIETNQGSDISNLIGQYMQVINRHKKRPNDKMSLQRYH; encoded by the exons TGTCCTGGATGAGAGTGTCATACAGAGAAACATAAGGATCCGATATGAACGGGAACTCATCTAT ACTTTCACAGGAAGTATCCTGGTTTCAGTCAACCCGTACAAAATGTTCAACATCTATGGACTGGACATGGTCAAGAAGTACGAGGGCCGCCCACTGGGCTCCATGCCTCC ACACCTGTTTGCCATTGGAAGTGCATCTTATGGAAAGATGATGAAAGACACAGAGAACCAAGTTCTAGTGATCAG CGGAGAATCAGGGTCAGGAAAAACAGAGGCCACAAAGTTAATCATGCAGTACCTGGCTGCAGTCAACAAGTCCGGTAACAACCTCATCACAGAGCAAATTCTGGAGGCCAACCCTCTACTGGAATCCTTTGGTAATGCCAAAACAATTCGGAATGACAACTCCAGCCGATTTGGGAAATACATTGAAGTCTTCTTTAAGCA TGGGTCCATCGTCGGAGCACGTACTCTGGAATATCTATTGGAGAAGTCACGCATGGTTACCCAG GCCCAGGATGAGAGAAACTATCATGTGTTCTACGAGATGCTGGAAGGGATGTCCTCAGACCAGAAAGGAAAATACGGTCTGCAAAATGCGGAGAAGTACTTCTATCTTAACCAG GGAGGGAACTGTAAGATTTCGGGGCGAGATGACAGAGAGAATTATCGAGCCCTGATGGCTGCCCTGGATGTGCTCAGCTTTGAGAGAAGTGAACAGGACACCATCTTCAAAATACTCTCCTCTGTCCTTCACATCGGaaacatttatttcaagaaaattcAT GATGAGGCTAGCCATGACACTGTACTTCTGGGGAGTGATGCTGAGATCAAATGGATCTCCCACCTCCTACAGCTGTCGGAGGACTGGCTCAAACAGGCTCTAACCACCAAAGTCACT GAAACAAGAGGCGATCGTGTTCTTACTCCATATAACATCGATCAAGCTCTGGACGCAAG GGATGCTGTAGCCAAGGCTCTATATAGTCGCCTATTTACCTGGCTGGTCGAGAGGATCAACAATATCATCTGTCGAGCAGAGCGAGACAAAAACACTTCCTTGGCTGTCCTTGACATCTTTGGATTTGAA gaTTTCCACATGAACAGCTTTGAGCAGCTCTGCATCAATTATGCCAATGAAACCATGCAGTTCTTCTTCAATCAACATATTTTCCGTCTGGAGCAGAAAGAATATTCACGAGAGGGTATCGATTGGTCAACAATAGAATTCCGTGATAACCAACCTGTGATCGATCTGTTGGCCAGTAAACCAACAGGAATTCTGTGTATCCTGGACGATGAATGCAGCTTTCCACAG GCAACAGATATGTCGTTCCTGGAGAAGTGTCACTTCCACCATGACAGTAACAGACTGTATGAGAAGCCGCGGATGTCGGACCCCGTGTTCTATGTCCAGCACTACGCTGGCAGGATCAAGTACAAT gtAAATCATTTTCTGGAGAAGAATAAGGACACTTTAAGGAGTGATGTCATAGAACTGTTGTGTGAAAGCAAGAACAGA ATCATTGCTCAGATGTTTAAGGATATGAGAGATCGCCTCATCACAAAGACCCTCAGCAAGTCGACTGGTCGCTATGTCACCCTCAAACCCCGCACCCCCACCATCTCCGCTGGCTTCACCGAGTCACTCCTATCTCTGATTGACAACATGTCTAA atgTAATCCATACTTCGTCCGTTGTATCAAACCAAACAATCACAAGGCCCCGATGGTATTCGACACAAAAGTCGTATTAGATCAGCTGAGATATACAGGGATGTTGGAAACGATTCGTATACGCAAGATGGGTTATCCTGTCCGCATCAAATTCCCTATGTTCATTTCAAG ATATCACTGTTTGTTGCATGGACAAGATCTGAACACTCGACAGCTGCCAAACACCGTGTGCCAAATGGTCCTGAACACCCAGGGCTCAGTGTACAAGGACCTCTACAGGATAGGTGCTACCAAG GTGTTTCTGAAGGAGAGTCTGGAGCAGGTGTTGGACAAAGAGGCCAAGAAGATCCAGGATGAGGCTATCGTGCGGATTCAAAAGTGCTCACGCATGTTTTTGGCCCGTAAGAAATTCCTGCGAGCAAAGACTTCCATACACAGTTTACAAAGAGCAATCAGGAGATATGCAGCCAG GAAGAAGTTCTTGTTGGTCAGAAATGGCATCATCAAGGCCCAGGCCCAGTTTCGGATGTACCGACAGCGAAAGAGATATCTGAAG ACCCGGGAGGAGTTGAAGAGGAAACTGGAACACGAGAGGCTGATGAGGCAGCGACAGGAGGAAGAGGCGAAGATGGAGAGGGAGAGGAAG GCTCGACATGAGCGCCAGATTGCCTCGATCACAAACCTGGACATTCCTGGGGAGTTGGCGTTTGTGTACAATAAGTTGGATG ATTGGCAGTCTATAAACAATGATCGGCACATCATTACGGTCAATCGGGAGGTTCAACAGATGGACCAGCACTATCGCCTGCCAGAAGACATCAATGCTCACGCGTTTAGTAAATTTACCAGTGTCTTCTTCAAG gatCCTAACTGGGGCTTCATGCTTAACCCCATCAAGTCTTCCCTTACCCAAGGTGTGAATGGAGAGGAACTGAACCAGATTGCTGTAGCGGTCTTCAAACTG ATCCTGCGACTCATGTATGATAGAAATCTCCGAGATCGCCAAGAAAAGGCCATGGTTGATTATATTATTCAAATG GGTCTACAAAATGAGGGCTTGAGGGATGAAATATACAGTCAGATTGCCAACCAGTGCTGGAACAACCAGAATCTGGGGGCCATTGAGAAAGGATGGAATCTAATGGCTGCCTGTCTAAGTGCCTTCCCTCCCAGCAAACGATTATGCAAATATCTTATCAA ATTTGTGTCAGACATAGGACTAGAGGGATACCAGCAGCTGTGCCAACACAAGGCTCTCCAATGTGCTAACATAGAGCCAAAGTTCTCCCGCGTGTACCCACCTTGTCTTCTGGAGTGGAGGGCGATACAACAGAAAGCCAACATGGCTCTGGAGGCCAGGTTTCCTGATG gtCAAAAAATGATTGGTCATGTGGAATCTTGGACCAACGCTGAGCTGTTCGCAAGACACCTGTTGAACATAAG AGGCTTGCAGGAGAACAGCTATGGCTGGACAGTGCAGGTACAAGAAGAGGTGGACTACTATGAGATTATGGGATATGACTACGTCCTTGACATTTTGAGTGAGATGGAGATACCCCCAGGATTCCCTTACTGCAAGTCGTATTATCTGGCCTCATCGGACAGGACCAGAGAACCCCCTACCATGAGAAGAGGCCTCTACAAAAACTC CCCACATAGCGTGGATGATGAGAGATACCTGAAATTATATGGATCCCTACCCCAGCCCCTGGAAGTGAAGCACTCTCGCATCGAGTCCAGATCGTTCACACCAAGGAGTGGATTCATGGAGGAGGGTGATGATGGAATCGAGTTCTCTATGACAAGTGTACTAAATCAAAGACCAACAGAATTAATGATGGATGGACTCTCtggttcaaagttaaacatgAGATATAACAAACGTAAAGCTCCAAGTCCGCCAACTTTGAATGGAAATGGTGTGGTGTCAAATGGAATTCCAAATGGACATATAACTCCTATTGTGGAAGACTTGGAACAAGTTGGGTTGGATCCAAGGTCCAAATTAAACACGCGCTATGTAAACGGTGTGCACAGTAACGGAGTGGGCACCCCAAGGACTGACGAGGACCTCAGTCCACATTCTAAACTCAATTCTCGCTATGTAAAATCAGGAGTAATAATCAAGGAACGTGAGCGTATACGACGCCACGGACCAGGGATAGGAATGTCAAGGAAACAGAACCAGGATCGCTATCTGGAGCGTATTTCTGCTGCATCTGATATCTCTGCAGCGACGGGACAGTCGGACTGGTCCCACTGGGTGGAGGATGTGTTTAACAATGCTCTCAATGAGCATGTCGACACCCTGAGTGATGCCCACACCCTGGAGAACCGACTGAAGGGAGGGGGTAAGGGTGTGCCTGGCCCAGGCATTCAGCCTGCTCCCATCCCCCCAACAAACCTCCCGCTACTGAATTTTGGACTCCCAGCTAACAGCATGCCCACCTCCCCACAAATGGTGCCTGGGAATG ATCCTCTACAAATGGCCGCCCAGCAAATGGCACAGCAGAACCAGCAACAAGCATTGTACAATGCCTATCTCCAACAGATG GCTAACCTACAGGCTCAAGCACAAGCACAGGCACAGCTTCAGCAACAGCGACAGCAACAGCAAACTCTAATGCAGTCAGCACAGCAGCAAATGTTGCAACAACAACTTCTGCAAATGCAGCAGCAACAACAGGTTCCCCCAAACCTTGTGAGCCCAGCTTCCAGCTTCAATTCTGTTGGACCATTCCCTGTGGTGACACCCAGAGACCAACACCAGATGAATGGAGGGATGCTGATGACTTCCTCTGCACAACCATTCATAGCAAGTGCACAAGGGGGCCAGATCAACAGTCAAGTAGGAATGGGAATACAGATCCCAGTTTCGTCAGTGACCACAGCAGAAGTGGGCAGCTCTGGTGCCCCAAAAAAGGTCTACAAAATGAAGAGTCAGTTTGAAGGACACACGGAACACAAGACTTTCGGCCAGCAGAATGTGGCTCCTGTTGTAAACACAGCATCCATCCAAGATCAGATTGCAGAGAGCTCAGAGAGGAAGGAATCTACTGTAAGGATGGTCTCTGCCCCCGCTCCACCTCCCCCTCCAAAGTACCAGGACAAAGAAATGATGAGCCCCCGCATGCAGCCTGCTCCCccaccacccccaccccctccccctgcCATGCAAATCACAGAGGACTCTTTTGACAGAGAAAAAGGCATGTTTACATTTACTGACAAACAAGGGCGTGCCAGAACTGTTCGAATTGGAAAGGTTGTCTGGCCTCCTCCCTCGATGGAGCAGGAGAAGAGGGCGAGGGAAGTAGGTCGGTTAGAGATCGACGAAAATGTGAAACAGAATCTTCATGACAGATTCAGTCCTAAGAAACAGTGGAAAAAGCCAGAGGCACCCAAAGAGGAACAGAAGCATGAGAAG GAACGCAAGAGTAAATCTTTGGCGGAATCTGTGCACTTGGCCACCTTACAGTTGTTGGAACAGAAACTAGGAGGGAACAAGGAACAGGAGACCAATGAGAAGGAAATTATTGCCACCAAAATTATCCAAG TAGAGCCCCCACCCCTCCCCAGGAGTGCCCCACCCCCTCTGCCTGCCCCCACCCAGGCTCTGGAGACGGTGAGTGTGAAGAAGAAGGAGCCACAGTTTCTGATCAATTACACAGAGCTGGAGAAGGTGGTCACACGCCTCTACCCCCAGGGAAAACAGAAGTACCTGTCCTACAGCAATGTACCCTGGACCCTCAACCTGAGAAAAGAG GTTTTCCACCCACGGGAGCGGCTGGAGAATCCAATGGCCCTCCACCTTGTCTTCTGTCAGGTGGTGCAGGATGTGTACAATGGCGGATGTGTCCGCATCAACAAAGAGGACAGAATCAAAATGAGGGGAATGCTGG AGAGTTATGGAGTCAACAAAGATAACTATTTGAATGGAAATTTTAGAGACCAAGTGAAAAAGATAATTGTTGACACTGCTAAGGAATGGCCAACATATTTTGCTAAATTGTTCCCAGTGGCT GGTCAAGGTCAGTATGGTGGGATTCGTTACGTGGGAGTTAATCACAATGGCATCAACTTCCTGACGAGGGAGCGGTCCCTGGTGGAGGATTACCTAGATGTTGTGGAGCATCATAA tttTGAAGATATCATTGATGTAGTGCTGCCAACCAAAGACACAGTTCAGATCAATCTGAAGAGCAAGTCGGTGGTTCTGTTCACAAACAGG GCCTCACAATTGAAGGAGATGATAGATCTTTATCTTCAGGAATCAGACAAG GGAAACAAGTATGTGATAGCTATCAAGGAGTACATCACCAGAGAATCCACTTTGCTGAGCTTCAGGAGAAATGACATCATAAAACTCCTGGATCCAGAAATGGTTTTAGAAGAAG GCTGGTTGTATGGATCACTTAATGGAATGCTGGGATACTTCCCCGCCGAGTATGTGCGACCTTTGGCCAGACATGAGGTTGAAAGGTCAGGTGGCATGAAAGCTCAGTTAACAGAGCACACGATTCAGAGAATGATAAGACCACCCAGCAGG GATGGGTATGCTGACAACAGGAGTGAAACAAGCCAGGGTACTGTGGTTCAGGATGGCAAATTCTCCATGATGGAGTTTGCTTTGTTGCATTTCAGAGAGTCCCTTCAAAA GCCTCAAAATTTGAGCACACCTCGCAGTGAGGCAGG GTACGTGATGATGCGGAAAGAAGATGGGTCGATTCGAGGCACCATAAAAATGATAGAAAGCCTTAAACTCCGTAGCATGGACCACGATAAGAGAG GTAACGTTGATTGGACCTGGAGGGAGCAGGCAGACTTAGTCAAGTGGACACGG TCCCCAATTCAAGCATCTTTACTGAAACTACAGCAACCTGAACTGAACAAACTATCTTTGGAGTGTTTCCTTT GTATAATGAAGTTCATGGGAGACTATCCAATGGGATCAAGCCAAAATGAAGTGGACTGTGCTCTTAAAATTCTTAAA ACTTGCCACAAATACCCAGAACTTCGGGATGAAGTTTACTGTCAGCTCTGCAAACAGACAACCAGCAATAGGAGCATGAAACC GAAGAGCTGCATCATGGGTTGGCGGCTGTTTGCCATCATTGCCTGTTACTGTGATTGTACAGAGGCCTTACGGCCGTATCTCTTTAAATTTTTGGAGACAACCGCCTCTGATACTGGCAGAACATACAGTGGTGCCGCCTCCATCTGTCTACAAAATCTCCgcaaaacattcaaatatgGAGGACGTAAAAATGTTCctcttactgaagaaatcagtGCCCTGGCT AATGGGAGAATTTCAAAGAGATTTGCCTTCATCTTTAGTGGGTGTGAAAAAGAGGGAATGGTCCAAATCAAGCCATGCACA GTTGTCAGAGATGCAGCTGAAGAAATCTGTGCCAGGTTGAACATTAGTGACAGTGTGGAGATAGAAGAGTATACCTTATTCCTGAGAACAA AAGATGATATGATGGGTGTAGTGTTTAGTCGTCTCAAGCCTGAGGAGTACGTTCTCGATGTGACGGCAGACTTACATCGTAACAACAGCAGCTATGATCTGGTCTTCCAACGGACTGTGTGGTACTTCCCTCTGCGACCCACCGACAACATCATGTACAATGAACTCATGTTCTTCCAGAGTCTTCCTGACTACCTTGAAGGTCTCGTAGTGGTTCTAAAAG